ATCGTAGGAGGAGGCAATCTCACGTACCCGTTTCTTCACAATCTCAACTTCAGTATACAAATCCGCAGGTGCTGGAAGGACGATAATGTTAAAACGTCTTTTCAAGGCAGTTGACATGTCATTGACACCGCGGTCTCTCGTATTAGCTGTTGCAATAATTGAGAAGCCTTTACGCGCGCTCATCTCCTTACCTAGCTCAGGAACTGATATTGTCTTCTCCGATAAGATGGAGATCAACGCGTCTTGTACCTCAGATGCACAGCGAGAAATCTCCTCGAAACGCGCAATGCCCCCATCCTCCATAGCTCGCATGATGGGGCTCTTCACTAATGCTTCCGGCGTAGGGCCTTGTGCTAGAAGCATTGCGTAGTTCCACGAATAGCGGACCTGCTCTTCACTCGTACCCGCGGTCCCTTGTACGACAAGTCCTGATTGTCCATATATGGCTGCTGATAAATTCTCAGATAACCATGACTTCGCTGTACCCGGCTCACCGATTAATAGCAGTGCACGATCGGTTACCAGCGTGGCTATTGCCATCTCTATCAATCGCTTGTTACCAATGTACTTAGGGGTAATCTCGGTACTCCCTGCTTTACCGCCAATGATAAACGTCAGCACAGATTGGGGCGACATCTGCCATCCAGCTGGAACCTTACCGGTGTCCGCTTTCCGAAGCGCTTCCAACTCGTGCTGATACAACCTTTCTGCTGGCAGACGCATAATATCTTGTAATAGTTCTTGACTCATCGTTTATTACACCTCTTCTTTTGAGTTAGATGGCCCCTGCATGAGGCGAATGACATACCCAAGTTGTTCTTCTGCAACATCACTGAATCGAGGTAAGACTGTTGTTATTCGATTTACAGAATTTGTAGGAAGCAGGCATAGCTGCTCAAACGTATACGGTTCAATTAATCGACATTCTGTATTTCTTTCATCCTCCAAAGCTGTTAGGAGAGCCTCTTGCAGGTGTTGTTTACTTATTCCTATACGCTCTAGGCCCATCAATAGTATATTGGCTTGCCGATGGCGAAATTCAGGATTATCGGTCAATTTGCGAAGCAAATACTGCAATGCCTTGTCATGTCCCGGCCGGGCAAAGGCACTTACCAGTTCGTATTGGTCAAATTCTATAAAAGCATCAAGCCAGCGTAAATCCCATTGTGTAGCAAGTACTTCTGATGGCTGCATTTCGACCTTATACATATATTGAATTTGATCTACAGGTGAATTCCATACTGCATCATAAGTTCCATGATATCGCTGAACTACTATTTCAGATATTGAGTGTAGCAATTGCTGCGTAATAGCAGAAGCGCGGTTAGTTGAAGAAGGCGCATGAATCTTTAAAACATCTAGGTATTGTTCATACACACGTTCTGGCGACAAGTAGAGATACGCATCTTTGAAAACATCATTTACGTATCGTCTGTTGTTTCTATAGTAGACAAGATCCTGCTCAAGTGTTTGTTGTAATACACGCTTGGCTTCCATAGAGTCTATCTGTCTAAAATAGGAGGTCGCTTCCTCGATCAATGAATTCCAGCTCAACTGGTTCATATATAATGGATACTGCTCAAGTACATTTAAATATAGTTTTTCTAGTTCAGGACTTTGTTTGTAAGATAAAACCCGAAGATACTGGACTACCCTGATCCATAATCCGTCTTTTTTCTTCGTATCGCCCATAATCTCCGGGACAGATTGAAGCATAACTGAGAACTCTTCAACAAGTCGTTGTGTGAGCTCTTGGGCTTGACACTGTCTCAGTGCAGGCACTACCAGTTCACTATCTTTTCCAGTAAATGCCTGATGCAGCCGATTCAGCGCACTTGCCGAGTCGCTCTTAGCCAGCGCATTATAGGCAGCTTCGCGAATCTTTTTCTTCTTATCTGTACTCCAAGCAAGCAATTCTTCTTCATATTGTCCCTTACCTGCGAGCAGAGAAATAGCCATGGCCCGAACATCTTCTGATCCTGAATCAGCAGCTTGATAGATCAGATCCTGAACGGTATCACCACCTAATGTTGCGATCACGTACAGCTTTCTCGTCTCCACTATTCCTCCAGCAGGATCAAATTGATCAATGAGGATCGGAATAATCTGAGGGCCATAGGCTGGCAGTATCTGCTTCATCACAAGCTCGGCGATCTCAACATATGGATCTTGGAGGGCTGCTAACGCGGGATGAATCATTCGAAGATCTTGGAACAATCCAGCCTCATAAGCTTCCTTGATGATCTCATAACGTCCTCCACCACGAGTCTTTAGTGACATTTGTACCGCTGACAACTTACGATAAGAGAACTGAGTAGGTAATTTTACCGGATGGACTTGCACCTTTAGCAGTTCACCATTAGGAGAAGTTGCTCCCTGTGTATGTAGCACCGAGCTTAGCAGCAGACTCAGCTCCTGTAGATGCTGAGCAGACGAAGATCCTTCAGAATGATCTGGTTCAATGACCGCAACGATTCCTTCACCTAATCTTTTGAATATGGGAGCACGTTCACCCAACTGTTGAAACTGCGGCAATAGCCGCTTTAAGCGGAAATCCCCAGCAGCAAGCTCACTTCCTGCTATATAGAGCCGCTTTACCTCTTGATGAAGCTCTTGTAGTAATGCAGTACTCATGGATATTCCTCCCAAAGTAAATGTGAAACTTATACTTTCTTATATTTTAATATAAGAGACGGATCATACTCGTCCCTTTGATAAGGGTTAACGGTTGTGCTTTCAATCGTCCAGTATCAAGTTGGTGCTCAAACATAAGCAGCATCGTAGTATCCGATAATTGATCGAGTGCAAAGTATTGTAACAGCGGGAGTGTATCCTGATCGAGTGCCACTACTTGATCTAACACCAAATGCTGACCCGATTCGTCCGTAATGACGAACTGATCTTCTTTAGTTTTCCTAATCTTATCCACATGCAGCAAGATCACAGGATTCTTATCTGCTAGCGGATTCTTTAACTGATTCTTTATCTGTTTGAAGCTTTCGGAATAAGAACGAGAAGCCCTAGAAACAATCCACTCTAAATCCTGATTTGTTAGAGGCCGTGTTGACATATTCTCGAAACGGACCCTCTGATTCCGGTCACCAGGATAACGATATAAGGAAGGGATGAGTGCAACATCAGTGAAACTATCTTCTTCATGAATATACTTAGCTGCTTTATAAGGGCGATATTGGAGCGTACGATGTATATCACCCGTAGACTTTTCTATCCAGTAGCCCAAGTCTACATATTCCTGTCTGGCTGCATCATCATAGCTGACAAATGAAAGCTGGATCAGTTCCACATCCTGACTCATCAAACCATATTCCTTAAGCTCAGTTAGCTGCCAAGCATGACCAAGCCATTCTTCAATCGTAGATTCATGGTTCAATGCCATATCCGGATCTTCCAGCTTCATCGTTAGATGAGCGCGCCCTTTCTTGATGAACGCATGAATTCGTGTTAGTTGCTCTACAGCTAACGAATAAGACTCGTCACGGTTATCAGAAGAGGAGAGCAATAAGGCTAATCGTCTTAATTCAATCTGTGCACCGCTTAAGTAATAATTGCCCATCTTTTTCACATGCTCCTGAATATCCTTTACACCCTTGGCGTCTATTGTTCCAAGTCCTGCGCGTATAAGCGAGAGGGCCAGTTTCTCCAGTACTGCTAAGCCCTCCAGTTGAGCTCCAATCTTTTTCTTGAGTGCGGACTTGTTCACTTTCTTGGGCTTAGCATTAGCCCCTTCCGCAGCAAGCTCAGACTTTCGTTCTTCACGCTTACTCATCTTCTCCCGCTTAGCAGCAAGATCTTCAGGAATCGTTGCAGATACGAAAGTCTCCTTGCCCACATAGGCATATAGCAATCCAAGAACGTGCTTGCAAGGAATCTGCCTACTTGGACAAGTACAACGCATCACCGGCTTGTCAGATACAACAAAATCAGCAGAAGGATAATAGTTGCTGCTACCGCTACCACCGCATTCACCAAACAGAACCACGCCGTCTTCCGACTGATTAAATTGTACGAATCGTTTCTTCTTAACTAGTCCTTGCCCGTTCTTAATCGCAGCACTGTTCGGTGCTAGAGTATCTATGAAGACTTCTGTGATATCTATCAATCCATATCCTCCCTACCTATTATGCTTTTTAATATCTATGATAATATTAGCCCTTAATGAAAATTATTCTAAAAATAGAGCTGTCCATAACCCACTTTTCTATTCCTTTAGTATAGAGTTTTTGTCGATTCAGCCGTGAATGGAATGATCTCGTCTATAGCTCCACTTTGAACTTTGGCAGGCCAAGCTGGATCGCTAATTAATGCTCTGCCAACAGCAACCAAATCAAATTCCTCACGGTCCATTCTTTCTAGTAATTCATTAATGTTATCTTCTGTCTTCTGAGCTTTGTCTTCTGCAAAAAAATCACTGTGAAGACCGATGGAACCCACCGTAATACATGGTTTCCCCGTGATTTTCTTGGTCCACCCTGCGAGATTAAGCTCAGATCCTTCAAATTCAGGTTGGCTGAAGCGACGAGTGGAGCAATGGAAGATATCCACCCCAGCATTGCTTAGTGGAGTTAGAAAGCTTTCGAGCTCATCTGCATTTTTTGCCAGCTTCTCATCATAAGCACCCAATTTCCATTGAGAGAATCGTAGCACGATCGGAAAATCTGGCCCAACCGCTTTACGGCACGCTTCAATAACCTCTACTGCAAATGTAGTTCTACCTACCAAATCGCCACCATAACGATCGGTACGTTTGTTCGTTCCTTCCCAGAAGAACTGGTCTATCAGATAACCATGTGCGCCGTGAATCTCGATGCCATCAAAACCCACTTTTTTCGCGTTCGCTGCCGCTTGAGCAAATGCTGAGACTAAGCTTTCAACTTCAGCTGTAGTCAGTGGCTCTGTCACAGGTTCTCCTGCTAAATTCAGACCAGAAGGGCCAATAGGAAGAGCTTCAACATTAGGACCTTCCCCTATAGTACGTGCCATTCCCACATGCCATAATTGCGGTATGATCTTACCACCAGCCGCGTGAACCTCTTCTACAACCTGCTTCCAGCCCTCTAAAGCTGCTTCTTCATGTATATTGGGAATATTGGCGTGGCTGACTGCCGAAGGATGATTAATGGCTGTACCCTCGGTAACGATCAATCCAACTCCACCCTCTGCCCGTCTACGGTAATATGCAGCAACATTACTTCTTGGTACACCATCCGGTGAGTACACCCGAGTCATCGGCGCCATGACGATTCGGTTTGACAGCAAAAGATTCCCCACTTGAAAAGGTGAAAATAATAGCTCTGTATTCATACATATTACCTCCAATTGATTATTTGATTACTTTAAGTAAGGCTAATTATCTACCCAGAAGATGGAAAATGCAAATTTTTAAGATCTTAATTATTGTATAATCTACTAACCTTGTTCTGATATAACAGCAACTTAGCTTCAAATTTATCTCGATGATTTTCAAAATCATGTGTCCATTGATACATCTTTTTTAACATCATAATATCCGATTTATAATGACACTTCTCAATACCCATTTTCTGCTTTAGAAACCGAAAGAAAATTCTGATTTTACGCTTCCGCAGCTTTGCCAATGTGGTTTTACCACTAGCTACAATTCCAATGATAAAAACTTTTTTCAAAATACTAGAAAGTATAAGGTTTTCACCTATACTTTACGTCTAATATTTCTCGCTTAAACGCTTACCGTCCTTATAAGGACGCCAAAGTCGTTTATGCTTGTATGTTCTCCTTAGTAATCCACGTGACGGTTTGTACTATTAAAGCTACTAAATTCTGCTAATAAGTTCAATGAATGATTTTCAAAAAAATATTAAAAAAAAACCGAACACCGCAGAATCTGCGAATGCCCGGTTCTCATCATTGCAATTAAGAACTTTTTAAACCTCAAGAATACCAGCTTTAGGCGTAACTCCGAACGCTTTAGCTAAATCCCACAGCTGCTGATCCGTAATCTTTTGCTTAATTTCTCTTCCGCCAATCAGGTTGTAGATCGTGGCAGCTTTTTCTACAGTCTCTACTAGACCAAAGGTGGCATCCATAGTTGAACCTGTGCCGAAAATCCCGTGCTGCGGCCAGATGACTAAGCGGTGATCCTTCATTTTCTTAGCCGTTTCGCGACCGATTTCACTGCTGCCAGGAACGATCCAAGGAATAACGCTAACGCCATCTGGGAAAACAACAAGGCACTCTGTACACATTTCCCATAATGTCTTCGTAAACTTCTTTTCATCCAGTTCATGAGTGAAGGTCATCGCAATTACATTGGTAGCATGCGTGTGCAGAACGATGCGGTGTGTCGGGTCTACCTTCAGGCGTTCAATATGGCTCATGAAATGGGAAGCCAACTCACTCGTAGGTATAGCTCCGTTACGCAATCCCCATAGCACTTCTACGCTCTCTCCATTGTCACTAACACGAAGCACACCAAGATTTGCTTCAGGGTCTTTAATCACATTTCTGAAATATTTGCCCGAACCAGTTACGATAAAATACTTGCCAGCTAATTCTTTTACCGGAAAGGTAAGTTTAATGGTGCGTAGCGGCTCCAAAACGTTAATATATTTTGCAACTTCATTCTCATCCAGTAGATAGCTGACATTACCGCCATTCAGCTCATCCCAGCCAAGCTCCCACATATGACGGGTAATCTCTGACATTTCCTGAATAAATGGAGCCTCACTACTGGCAATATACCCTTTGGATTCTAATACGGATGTACTCATTGTCAATCTCTCCTTTGTATATGTTGCTCTCCAAATCCACTCTAACACTCTATCTTGCAGACAGAACTTCCTGTTCATATTGCTTCACTTCAGCCAGCCATTGCTCACGAACTGGTGTATCTTGTGACGCACAGTAGTAATCCCATACCGCTCCAAACGGATACGATTTGAATTCTTCAACCAATGCTAAACGTGTGGTGTAATCTCCAGATAATTCAATTCGTTTTAGCTCTTCAATCGGCTCCAGCATCGCCCGCAGCAGCGCTTTAATGGTATTGCGTGTACCAATTACCCATGCGGCGATATGATTAATACTGCCATCAAAGAAATCTAGTCCGATATTCGTTCGGGAGAGTAAATCTCCTCGCACCAATTCGCGGGCGATTTCCAGTAGTTCGTCATCCATAGTTACTACGTGATCACTGTCCCAACGGACGGGTCTGCTAACATGTAGCAGCAACTGCTCACTAAACATAAGAATCGAAGACAACTTATTCGAAATCATCTCTGTAGGATGAAAATGTCCGGCATCCAAACAGATGGCTTTGCCGCGAGTTAAACCATAGCCCATATAGAACTCGTGTGAACCAACCACATAACTCTCTGAACCGATTCCGAACAGTTTGCTTTCTACAGCATCAATATTATAAAGAGGATCTATTTCCTCACTAAAAATCTCATCCAGGGACTCCTTTAACCGCACTCTTGGAGCTAAACGATCGACTGGTGTATCTTTATATCCGTCAGGGACCCAAAAGTTAGTTACGCAAGGTTGACCCAGCTCCTTACCAAAATGCTCAGCAATCGTGCGAGAAGCCTTACAGTGCTTAATCCAGAAGTTACGAATTTCCTCATCCGCATGGCTAAGCGTAAACCCATCTGCTGCTTTCGGATGCGAGAAACAGGTAGGGTTAAAATCAAGACCCAGCCCCTGTTCCTTCGCCCAGTCTACCCAAGATTGAAAGTGGCGTGGCTCTAATCCGTCCAAGTCTACTTCTTCATCTGTATCTGCGTAGATCGCATGCAAATTCACCTTGTGCTTACCAGGAATAAGGGATAATGCCTTTTCTAAATCTTGACGTAATTCATCTGGAGTGCCCGCTCGACCGGGATAACTACCAGTTACCGCAATTCCCCCACTTAGTTCTTTATCCTTAAAAAGAAACCCTTGCACATCATCTCCCTGCCAGCAATGCAGAGATATCTTGATTTGCGCTAGCCTCTCCAACACTTCATCTACATCAATACCATGAGCTGCGTATAATTTTTTGGCTTCGTTAAAGCTAGTGATAATACTTAGATCCATGCTGTAGTTCCTCCTAGAATCTCTGAAGATCTTTCCAACGACTTAGAATGCTTTCAAAATGAGCTATCGGGCGCGGAATATACGATTTAATCTCAAAAGATTTATCAATAATGTCTCTCGCTTCATTGATATCAGAAATGCTCCCCGAGCTAATCATCTGCACCACTATATTTCCAAGTGCGGTAGCTTCTGTTGGCCCAGCCTTAACTTCTCTGCCAATCACATCAGCAGTCAGTTGGCATAACAGCGTGTTGTTCGCACCTCCGCCGACAATCTGAAGCCCCTCGATCAGACTTTCTGTCATCTTCTCCAGCTCTACCAAATAAGTAAGGTAAGATAATGCCAAGCTATCAAAAATACAACGAGCCAACTGGCCCGGCGTCTCAGGAACTGGCTGACCACTCTCCGCGCAAGCACTACGAATTTCTTCGATCATGTTCGTCGGATTGAGAAATCTTGGATCATTACAGGAAATCAGACTGCGGAAGCCTTCCTCCCCCCATGCAAGCTCTGCTAGCTCCGCAAAGCTATAACGTTCGTTCATCAGCCTGCGAACCTCTTGGATGAGCCAGAGGCCCATAACATTTTTGAGGAATCTATAAGTGCCGTATGCGCCCCATTCATTGGTATAGTTGGCCTCCATGGCCTTCATAGAATTAAGAGGCTGGGTTCGTTCCACACCGAGTAAAGACCATGTTCCACTGCTGATATATGCCGATGCCTTTTGGAGAGGAGCACCCAATACAGCAGAAGCTGTATCATGTGTGGCAACACAGATCAGTTGGCACTCGGGAAGATCATATTGCTGTATTAGTGATTCGTCGAGGGGACCAAGGTCTGATCCCGGTTCAGTCAAAGTAGCGAACTGTTCTTTCTTAATATTCAGAAGAGATAACAGGTCGTCGTCGAAATCCCGACTGTCCAGATTCAACAGCTGTGTTGTAGATGCGTTAGTAACCTCATTGATTTTGCAGCCAGTTAATCTGTAATACAGATAATCGGGCACGAGTAGGATTTGATCCGCTTTGGCTATTTCCTCCTCACTATGAACATAAAGCTGGTACAACGTATTGAAAGATAACTGCTGAATGCCAGTCTTTTCATAAATCGTTTGTGGGGAAATATGCTTAGCTACCTCTTCCATAACCAGATCGGTTCTACGATCACGATAAGCGTAAACTTCCTGGACACGATGCCCTTCCGCATCCAAGAGTACATAATCCACAGCCCATGTATCTATACCCAGCGTACAAGCTGTAATTCCTTGAGCCTTGGCTTTCTGAAGGCCTATAATAATCTGCTCGAATAAATAATCAATGTCCCAGAAACAGGAACCTTCTTGTTCTGTAAAACTATTGCTAAACCGATGAAGCTCCTCTAATGTGAGGATGCCCTCCTTAAGTATTCCGCGCACCAGCCGCCCACTAGAGGCACCGATATCAACGGCGATATGATTATTCATAGAGAATCTCCTAAGGGTAGGGATGATTTATAGTATTTTTTTGAATAATGTAATGACTTCTTCTTTAGTAGGAATAAACGGATTACCAGGTGCACAAGCATCCTTCATGGAGTTCTCGGCTAGAAGATCAAGATCGACCTCATCTACTCCAAGCTCAGATAATTTAGATGGAATTCCTACTTCTTTAGATAACCCCTTGATCGACTCGATTACGAAGTCCGCACATTGCTTATCGGTTTGGTCCTCTACGTTTAGTCCAATGGCTTTAGCGATAGATCTGAATTTTTCAGGCACATATTTGGCATTCTCTTCTTCCACATACGGAAGTAGCATCGCGTTACATACACCGTGCGGTAGATCATATACACCGCCAAGCTGATGCGCCATAGCATGCACATATCCAAGTCCTGCATTATTGAAGGCCAATCCACCTAAGAAAATCGCATACACCATTTGCTCACGAGCCTCGATGTCATGACCATTCTTAACGGTACGAGCCAAGTTAGCGAAAATAATCTCCACTGCGGCAAGCGCGGTAGCATCGGTTACTGGATAAGCCCCCGGCGTCACCAGAGCTTCAATCGCATGAGTCAAAGCGTCCATTCCTGTTGCTGCCGTAAGCGC
The window above is part of the Paenibacillus sp. FSL K6-0276 genome. Proteins encoded here:
- a CDS encoding AAA family ATPase; translated protein: MSQELLQDIMRLPAERLYQHELEALRKADTGKVPAGWQMSPQSVLTFIIGGKAGSTEITPKYIGNKRLIEMAIATLVTDRALLLIGEPGTAKSWLSENLSAAIYGQSGLVVQGTAGTSEEQVRYSWNYAMLLAQGPTPEALVKSPIMRAMEDGGIARFEEISRCASEVQDALISILSEKTISVPELGKEMSARKGFSIIATANTRDRGVNDMSTALKRRFNIIVLPAPADLYTEVEIVKKRVREIASSYDLQAALPADEALHKVVTIFRELRSGMTLDKKEKVKSPAGVISTAEAISLLTNSMALAASFGNGELTDEDLAAGLQGAIVKDDDKDQLVWREYLDNIMKKRGAEWRGLYTACKEMN
- a CDS encoding HEAT repeat domain-containing protein, which encodes MSTALLQELHQEVKRLYIAGSELAAGDFRLKRLLPQFQQLGERAPIFKRLGEGIVAVIEPDHSEGSSSAQHLQELSLLLSSVLHTQGATSPNGELLKVQVHPVKLPTQFSYRKLSAVQMSLKTRGGGRYEIIKEAYEAGLFQDLRMIHPALAALQDPYVEIAELVMKQILPAYGPQIIPILIDQFDPAGGIVETRKLYVIATLGGDTVQDLIYQAADSGSEDVRAMAISLLAGKGQYEEELLAWSTDKKKKIREAAYNALAKSDSASALNRLHQAFTGKDSELVVPALRQCQAQELTQRLVEEFSVMLQSVPEIMGDTKKKDGLWIRVVQYLRVLSYKQSPELEKLYLNVLEQYPLYMNQLSWNSLIEEATSYFRQIDSMEAKRVLQQTLEQDLVYYRNNRRYVNDVFKDAYLYLSPERVYEQYLDVLKIHAPSSTNRASAITQQLLHSISEIVVQRYHGTYDAVWNSPVDQIQYMYKVEMQPSEVLATQWDLRWLDAFIEFDQYELVSAFARPGHDKALQYLLRKLTDNPEFRHRQANILLMGLERIGISKQHLQEALLTALEDERNTECRLIEPYTFEQLCLLPTNSVNRITTVLPRFSDVAEEQLGYVIRLMQGPSNSKEEV
- a CDS encoding SWIM zinc finger family protein gives rise to the protein MIDITEVFIDTLAPNSAAIKNGQGLVKKKRFVQFNQSEDGVVLFGECGGSGSSNYYPSADFVVSDKPVMRCTCPSRQIPCKHVLGLLYAYVGKETFVSATIPEDLAAKREKMSKREERKSELAAEGANAKPKKVNKSALKKKIGAQLEGLAVLEKLALSLIRAGLGTIDAKGVKDIQEHVKKMGNYYLSGAQIELRRLALLLSSSDNRDESYSLAVEQLTRIHAFIKKGRAHLTMKLEDPDMALNHESTIEEWLGHAWQLTELKEYGLMSQDVELIQLSFVSYDDAARQEYVDLGYWIEKSTGDIHRTLQYRPYKAAKYIHEEDSFTDVALIPSLYRYPGDRNQRVRFENMSTRPLTNQDLEWIVSRASRSYSESFKQIKNQLKNPLADKNPVILLHVDKIRKTKEDQFVITDESGQHLVLDQVVALDQDTLPLLQYFALDQLSDTTMLLMFEHQLDTGRLKAQPLTLIKGTSMIRLLY
- a CDS encoding NADH:flavin oxidoreductase, which gives rise to MNTELLFSPFQVGNLLLSNRIVMAPMTRVYSPDGVPRSNVAAYYRRRAEGGVGLIVTEGTAINHPSAVSHANIPNIHEEAALEGWKQVVEEVHAAGGKIIPQLWHVGMARTIGEGPNVEALPIGPSGLNLAGEPVTEPLTTAEVESLVSAFAQAAANAKKVGFDGIEIHGAHGYLIDQFFWEGTNKRTDRYGGDLVGRTTFAVEVIEACRKAVGPDFPIVLRFSQWKLGAYDEKLAKNADELESFLTPLSNAGVDIFHCSTRRFSQPEFEGSELNLAGWTKKITGKPCITVGSIGLHSDFFAEDKAQKTEDNINELLERMDREEFDLVAVGRALISDPAWPAKVQSGAIDEIIPFTAESTKTLY
- the rhaD gene encoding rhamnulose-1-phosphate aldolase; this translates as MSTSVLESKGYIASSEAPFIQEMSEITRHMWELGWDELNGGNVSYLLDENEVAKYINVLEPLRTIKLTFPVKELAGKYFIVTGSGKYFRNVIKDPEANLGVLRVSDNGESVEVLWGLRNGAIPTSELASHFMSHIERLKVDPTHRIVLHTHATNVIAMTFTHELDEKKFTKTLWEMCTECLVVFPDGVSVIPWIVPGSSEIGRETAKKMKDHRLVIWPQHGIFGTGSTMDATFGLVETVEKAATIYNLIGGREIKQKITDQQLWDLAKAFGVTPKAGILEV
- the rhaA gene encoding L-rhamnose isomerase, with product MDLSIITSFNEAKKLYAAHGIDVDEVLERLAQIKISLHCWQGDDVQGFLFKDKELSGGIAVTGSYPGRAGTPDELRQDLEKALSLIPGKHKVNLHAIYADTDEEVDLDGLEPRHFQSWVDWAKEQGLGLDFNPTCFSHPKAADGFTLSHADEEIRNFWIKHCKASRTIAEHFGKELGQPCVTNFWVPDGYKDTPVDRLAPRVRLKESLDEIFSEEIDPLYNIDAVESKLFGIGSESYVVGSHEFYMGYGLTRGKAICLDAGHFHPTEMISNKLSSILMFSEQLLLHVSRPVRWDSDHVVTMDDELLEIARELVRGDLLSRTNIGLDFFDGSINHIAAWVIGTRNTIKALLRAMLEPIEELKRIELSGDYTTRLALVEEFKSYPFGAVWDYYCASQDTPVREQWLAEVKQYEQEVLSAR
- the rhaB gene encoding rhamnulokinase; its protein translation is MNNHIAVDIGASSGRLVRGILKEGILTLEELHRFSNSFTEQEGSCFWDIDYLFEQIIIGLQKAKAQGITACTLGIDTWAVDYVLLDAEGHRVQEVYAYRDRRTDLVMEEVAKHISPQTIYEKTGIQQLSFNTLYQLYVHSEEEIAKADQILLVPDYLYYRLTGCKINEVTNASTTQLLNLDSRDFDDDLLSLLNIKKEQFATLTEPGSDLGPLDESLIQQYDLPECQLICVATHDTASAVLGAPLQKASAYISSGTWSLLGVERTQPLNSMKAMEANYTNEWGAYGTYRFLKNVMGLWLIQEVRRLMNERYSFAELAELAWGEEGFRSLISCNDPRFLNPTNMIEEIRSACAESGQPVPETPGQLARCIFDSLALSYLTYLVELEKMTESLIEGLQIVGGGANNTLLCQLTADVIGREVKAGPTEATALGNIVVQMISSGSISDINEARDIIDKSFEIKSYIPRPIAHFESILSRWKDLQRF
- a CDS encoding iron-containing alcohol dehydrogenase gives rise to the protein MSTHVYYVPSINIMGKGCLQEIGPYIQDLKLKKALVVTDKFLMKSGIAGKLLAVLDEAGIEYAIYDEVKPNPTCKNVHDGVDYLKAQDCDYLISIGGGSPQDTAKAIGIIATNGGHIKEYEGVHKSKHKSLPIVAVNTTAGTSAEVTINYVITDEERKVKMVMVDKNSIATISVNDPKLMIDKPAALTAATGMDALTHAIEALVTPGAYPVTDATALAAVEIIFANLARTVKNGHDIEAREQMVYAIFLGGLAFNNAGLGYVHAMAHQLGGVYDLPHGVCNAMLLPYVEEENAKYVPEKFRSIAKAIGLNVEDQTDKQCADFVIESIKGLSKEVGIPSKLSELGVDEVDLDLLAENSMKDACAPGNPFIPTKEEVITLFKKIL